A genomic stretch from Anticarsia gemmatalis isolate Benzon Research Colony breed Stoneville strain chromosome 26, ilAntGemm2 primary, whole genome shotgun sequence includes:
- the LOC142984147 gene encoding uncharacterized protein LOC142984147 isoform X2, which translates to MRHSRHMGRGGGAGPGAPMNITGGPLITEHLKDIDLELDLLKRKREMLEQQQLFGMGPQPLMPPQRPFQPLGGPNRDFSHLYSNDGPEPHRKIFGKKRPADNNWHQDSYHKRSTGQGPRVPVFAGPSAQNQRPFSGSRHAAPPIRHPHNKPYIGHKIANQKPKPVNTALNKVTKPSKTFSPLNTIQSHPAAQRKNLVAAATAALSKVQGAEREALRLLPDKIPTKQMTGRLELALGSILKDIRELCNGSPKEDLLRTTSLQRLIKQAIRERIRAAMLGKVVGSTGEIMIEYRTMFPKETDVEIITMALDAYTSQVIETTRPPKEPLSVPLVVGDKPDEYFRANITKLARSHLEEMFTKLEEIYMPVDEGEVSQENSAGDNADKSAQIQAERAKKIDLAVKEAEEAASKLGSVKLNDYKYVLPRLLKSFIPSMLKLLEVNAMYRSAVADITANTRSRFDTWRNHENPEDLTILAPSEPSIKLPYYVKVFCKPQLPRKKQMQRFLEQFSPSSIKKHKTIHNLLFVGFADKSNFDNILKANGTVIARSTLNIRVCEPANSEKPNGDTSTNEVGKNGENQERKDDVESSEGDLLGTDLDNQITDLLTSIRTAEEKAHMQNGTKNETQETKMDEDKEVIEITKDADTANDVQEIASNAQETPNDAQETPNGQNSEKKAPEPSTDDIAVINEEVQDKNETATVEAETKQEDNTNSENKPESTEDTKSPATDEKTEKTNGDKEPEAENSQDSVNSKTEEPVAEKQDQVAELKSAPTGRSTPTRSSSRLAGVAPTTPSTIRTRRASRLAQN; encoded by the exons atgcgtCACAGTCGTCATATGGGTCGTGGCGGCGGAGCTGGACCTGGTGCTCCAATGAACATTACTGGAGGACCTTTAATAACGGAACATCTGAAG GATATTGATTTGGAGCTGGACCTGTTGAAAAGGAAACGTGAAATGCTTGAACAACAACAGTTATTTGGAATGGGTCCACAACCTCTGATGCCACCGCAG AGGCCTTTTCAGCCATTGGGTGGTCCCAACCGCGATTTCTCTCACTTGTACAGTAATGATGGACCCGAACCACATCGCAAGATATTTGGTAAAAAGCGGCCAGCTGATAACAATTGGCACCAAGATTCTTACCACAAAAGGTCTACTGGCCAAGGTCCACGTGTTCCAGTATTCGCTGGACCTTCTGCCCAGAATCAAAGACCTTTTAGCGGGTCACGCCATGCAGCACCACCCATTAGGCATCCGCATAACAAGCCTTATATTGGTCATAAGATCGCTAACCAAAAACCAAAACCAGTAAACACAGCGCTGAATAAAGTAACCAAGCCTTCAAAAACATTCTCGCCACTGAATACAATACAGTCCCATCCAGCCGCCCAGCGAAAAAATTTGGTAGCAGCTGCCACTGCGGCGCTATCCAAAGTGCAAGGCGCCGAGCGCGAAGCGCTGAGGTTGCTCCCTGACAAGATACCGACAAAGCAAATGACCGGACGTTTGGAGCTGGCATTGGGATCCATTCTGAAGGATATCAGAGAATTGTGCAATGGCTCTCCAAAAGAGGACCTGTTACGCACAACCTCGTTACAACGTCTGATAAAACAAGCTATTCGCGAGCGTATCAGAGCGGCTATGCTAGGCAAAGTCGTCGGCTCTACCGGCGAAATTATGATTGAATATAGGACAATGTTTCCTAAAGAGACTGACGTCGAGATTATAACTATGGCCTTAGACGCCTACACGTCACAAGTCATCGAAACTACGAGGCCACCGAAAGAGCCATTATCAGTACCATTAg TTGTCGGCGACAAACCAGATGAGTATTTCAGAGCAAATATCACTAAGCTTGCCCGCAGCCACCTTGAGGAGATGTTTACCAAA ctTGAAGAGATATACATGCCTGTAGACGAAGGCGAAGTTTCGCAAGAGAATTCTGCAGGAGATAATGCGGATAAAAGCGCTCAAATACAAGCAGAGAGGGCGAAAAAGATAGATCTAGCTGTGAAAGAAGCAGAAGAGGCTGCCTCCAAGCTCGGCAGTGTAAAGctcaatgattataaatatgttttgccGAGGTTGCTCAAGTCATTTATACCG AGTATGTTGAAGCTGTTGGAAGTAAACGCAATGTATCGCAGTGCGGTGGCTGACATAACGGCGAATACGAGGTCTAGGTTTGACACTTGGCGCAATCATGAGAATCCTGAAGATCTTACAATACTAGCACCGAGTGAACCATCAATCAAGCTTCCTTATTATGTCAAG GTGTTCTGTAAGCCGCAGTTACCCAGGAAGAAGCAAATGCAGAGATTCCTGGAACAATTCTCTCCGAGCTCTATAAAGAAGCACAAGACCATCCACAACTTACTGTTCGTGGGTTTTGCGGATAAGAGTAACTTTGATAATATTCTCAAAGCCAATGGCACTGTCATAG CCCGCAGTACGCTAAACATACGAGTCTGCGAGCCAGCAAATAGCGAAAAACCTAATGGTGATACATCTACTAATGAAGTCGGTAAGAATGGAGAAAACCAAGAAAGGAAGGACGATGTTGAATCTTCTGAAGGTGATCTCCTTGGCACTGACTTGGACAACCAAATCACTGATCTATTGACTTCTATAAGAACAGCTGAAGAAAAGGCTCACATGCAAAATGGCACTAAAAATGAAACCCAGGAAACCAAAATGGACGAAGATAAAGAGGTTATTGAGATAACAAAGGATGCAGACACGGCGAATGATGTTCAAGAAATTGCAAGTAATGCTCAAGAAACTCCAAATGATGCTCAAGAGACTCCAAATGGTCAAAATTCAGAAAAGAAAGCTCCGGAACCATCTACTGATGATATTGCAGTCATTAACGAGGAAGTTCAAGACAAAAATGAAACAGCAACAGTTGAGGCTGAGACAAAACAAGAGGACAACACAAATAGTGAGAACAAACCTGAATCAACAGAAGATACTAAATCTCCAGCAACAGatgaaaaaactgaaaaaactaACGGTGATAAAGAACCGGAGGCTGAAAATTCTCAAGATTCTGTAAACAGCAAAACGGAAGAACCGGTTGCAGAGAAGCAAGATCAGGTTGCTGAGTTGAAGAGTGCTCCGACTGGCAGGTCTACGCCGACCAGGAGTTCGTCCAGGCTGGCTGGCGTCGCGCCTACCACTCCTAGCACTATTAGGACCAGGCGAGCCAGCAGATTGGCACAAAACTAA
- the LOC142984082 gene encoding uncharacterized protein LOC142984082, whose amino-acid sequence MRQHPPVKADQRPIKPEQRTAKPEQRPVKPEQRPIKPEQRPVKPEQRPVKPEQRPVKPEQRPIKPEQRQVKPEQRPVKPEQRPVKEEHSPERSEQRPIRPTEGVKRQEVAKSSLPSDKTSNEGYCELNTLMSKQLDAELDDLMAKVWEVIPKSPSSDVEGLFAAELKNNIGNDLRNVIGLNLTQRLLNVFNPLHVKVTFNGKPEREELRQFLRKYNFLAFTRQSVNIFEAQVKTIDDFDNICFNDVRCGDVKVSVEPIYEFHECPRKIKTKYSHPSITKNTYVEETNKNTTKTEPPKENIKKEEQKEKTVTNTNNKTIQESPVKKPQTAAEVLKNVSQSSEASKIAIPEKKINTPAKTVNTVQKATPKKPSKQEDDFDELDDHDILALMSEGIILDECSGSDDE is encoded by the exons ATGAGACAGCATCCACCGGTCAAAGCTGATCAACGACCCATTAAACCAGAGCAACGGACCGCCAAACCCGAGCAACGGCCAGTGAAGCCTGAACAACGGCCAATCAAGCCGGAACAGCGGCCTGTCAAGCCGGAACAGCGGCCTGTCAAGCCGGAACAGCGGCCAGTCAAGCCGGAACAACGTCCTATTAAGCCGGAGCAACGGCAAGTCAAGCCGGAGCAGCGGCCCGTCAAGCCGGAGCAACGGCCTGTCAAAGAAGAACATTCACCGGAAAGATCAGAACAACGGCCTATCAGACCGACTG AAGGAGTAAAACGTCAAGAGGTAGCAAAGTCATCATTGCCATCGGATAAGACGAGTAATGAAGGTTACTGCGAGCTGAACACGCTTATGTCCAAGCAATTAGACGCTGAACTGGATGATTTGATGGCTAAG gTGTGGGAAGTAATACCGAAATCTCCGTCATCAGATGTGGAGGGTTTGTTCGCTGCAGAACTCAAGAATAATATTGGAAATGATTTGAGAaat GTCATCGGTTTGAATTTGACTCAAAGGCTGCTCAATGTCTTCAATCCGCTTCATGTAAAG gtCACATTCAACGGTAAGCCGGAGCGGGAGGAATTGCGTCAGTTCCTTCGCAAATACAATTTCTTGGCGTTCACACGTCAGTCAGTGAACATATTCGAAGCCCAAGTTAAGACTATCGACGACTTTGACAATATATGCTTCAATGATGTCAGATGTG GTGACGTAAAAGTTTCCGTGGAACCTATCTACGAGTTTCACGAGTGTCCGCgtaaaattaaaaccaaatacTCACACCCTAGCATTACTAAGAATACTTATGTAGAggagacaaataaaaatacaacgaaAACAGAACCTcccaaagaaaatattaagaaagaggaacaaaaagaaaagaccgttactaatactaataataaaactattcaaGAAAGTCCAGTGAAGAAACCGCAAACGGCTGCAGAAGTACTTAAAAACGTCAGTCAGTCGTCCGAAGCGTCCAAAATTGCCATAccagaaaagaaaataaacacgCCAGCTAAAACTGTCAACACTGTACAAAAAGCCACTCCAAAGAAACCGAGTAAGCAGGAGGATGATTTTGATGAATTGGACGACCATGATATTTTAGCTTTGATGTCTGAAGGCATTATTTTGGATGAATGTAGCGGCTCTGATGATGAGTAA
- the LOC142984083 gene encoding dynein regulatory complex protein 8-like isoform X2, with translation MARKEEPKIQPNNDLEKRIIEAFEVFDHSGKQVVDVREIGTILRSLGCCPTEAEIQEVILATENKEATGNVPLVNFLPYMCKAIIEHQFYPASAEMLLAAFRYFDPEGRGFLTKERFFTLMMEEGEPFTQEEYDEMIQVALDPVTDTVMYEYYINQLMVEEEVTEAAEPPK, from the exons ATGGCCAGGAAAGAAGAacctaaaa TTCAACCAAACAATGATTTGGAGAAGAGAATTATTGAGGCATTTGAGGTTTTTGATCACTCAGGGAAGCAAGTGGTGGATGTTAGAGAGATTGGGACAATCCTGCGCTCGTTGG GGTGCTGTCCAACCGAAGCAGAAATCCAGGAGGTGATTTTGGCAACGGAAAATAAAGAAGCGACTGGGAACGTTCCACTAGTCAACTTTCTGCCCTACATGTGTAAAGCAATCATAGAACACCA ATTTTATCCGGCGAGTGCGGAAATGCTGCTGGCCGCGTTTCGCTATTTCGATCCAGAGGGTCGCGGGTTCCTCACCAAAGAACGCTTCTTCACACTCATGATGGAAGAGGGGGAGCCATTTACACAg GAGGAATACGATGAAATGATCCAGGTCGCCCTGGACCCTGTGACTGATACCGTCATGTACGAGTATTACATCAACCAGCTTATG gtagaGGAAGAAGTTACAGAAGCCGCCGAACCtccgaaataa
- the LOC142984147 gene encoding uncharacterized protein LOC142984147 isoform X1 → MRHSRHMGRGGGAGPGAPMNITGGPLITEHLKPALPSLWDIDLELDLLKRKREMLEQQQLFGMGPQPLMPPQRPFQPLGGPNRDFSHLYSNDGPEPHRKIFGKKRPADNNWHQDSYHKRSTGQGPRVPVFAGPSAQNQRPFSGSRHAAPPIRHPHNKPYIGHKIANQKPKPVNTALNKVTKPSKTFSPLNTIQSHPAAQRKNLVAAATAALSKVQGAEREALRLLPDKIPTKQMTGRLELALGSILKDIRELCNGSPKEDLLRTTSLQRLIKQAIRERIRAAMLGKVVGSTGEIMIEYRTMFPKETDVEIITMALDAYTSQVIETTRPPKEPLSVPLVVGDKPDEYFRANITKLARSHLEEMFTKLEEIYMPVDEGEVSQENSAGDNADKSAQIQAERAKKIDLAVKEAEEAASKLGSVKLNDYKYVLPRLLKSFIPSMLKLLEVNAMYRSAVADITANTRSRFDTWRNHENPEDLTILAPSEPSIKLPYYVKVFCKPQLPRKKQMQRFLEQFSPSSIKKHKTIHNLLFVGFADKSNFDNILKANGTVIARSTLNIRVCEPANSEKPNGDTSTNEVGKNGENQERKDDVESSEGDLLGTDLDNQITDLLTSIRTAEEKAHMQNGTKNETQETKMDEDKEVIEITKDADTANDVQEIASNAQETPNDAQETPNGQNSEKKAPEPSTDDIAVINEEVQDKNETATVEAETKQEDNTNSENKPESTEDTKSPATDEKTEKTNGDKEPEAENSQDSVNSKTEEPVAEKQDQVAELKSAPTGRSTPTRSSSRLAGVAPTTPSTIRTRRASRLAQN, encoded by the exons atgcgtCACAGTCGTCATATGGGTCGTGGCGGCGGAGCTGGACCTGGTGCTCCAATGAACATTACTGGAGGACCTTTAATAACGGAACATCTGAAG CCAGCTCTACCCAGCTTATGG GATATTGATTTGGAGCTGGACCTGTTGAAAAGGAAACGTGAAATGCTTGAACAACAACAGTTATTTGGAATGGGTCCACAACCTCTGATGCCACCGCAG AGGCCTTTTCAGCCATTGGGTGGTCCCAACCGCGATTTCTCTCACTTGTACAGTAATGATGGACCCGAACCACATCGCAAGATATTTGGTAAAAAGCGGCCAGCTGATAACAATTGGCACCAAGATTCTTACCACAAAAGGTCTACTGGCCAAGGTCCACGTGTTCCAGTATTCGCTGGACCTTCTGCCCAGAATCAAAGACCTTTTAGCGGGTCACGCCATGCAGCACCACCCATTAGGCATCCGCATAACAAGCCTTATATTGGTCATAAGATCGCTAACCAAAAACCAAAACCAGTAAACACAGCGCTGAATAAAGTAACCAAGCCTTCAAAAACATTCTCGCCACTGAATACAATACAGTCCCATCCAGCCGCCCAGCGAAAAAATTTGGTAGCAGCTGCCACTGCGGCGCTATCCAAAGTGCAAGGCGCCGAGCGCGAAGCGCTGAGGTTGCTCCCTGACAAGATACCGACAAAGCAAATGACCGGACGTTTGGAGCTGGCATTGGGATCCATTCTGAAGGATATCAGAGAATTGTGCAATGGCTCTCCAAAAGAGGACCTGTTACGCACAACCTCGTTACAACGTCTGATAAAACAAGCTATTCGCGAGCGTATCAGAGCGGCTATGCTAGGCAAAGTCGTCGGCTCTACCGGCGAAATTATGATTGAATATAGGACAATGTTTCCTAAAGAGACTGACGTCGAGATTATAACTATGGCCTTAGACGCCTACACGTCACAAGTCATCGAAACTACGAGGCCACCGAAAGAGCCATTATCAGTACCATTAg TTGTCGGCGACAAACCAGATGAGTATTTCAGAGCAAATATCACTAAGCTTGCCCGCAGCCACCTTGAGGAGATGTTTACCAAA ctTGAAGAGATATACATGCCTGTAGACGAAGGCGAAGTTTCGCAAGAGAATTCTGCAGGAGATAATGCGGATAAAAGCGCTCAAATACAAGCAGAGAGGGCGAAAAAGATAGATCTAGCTGTGAAAGAAGCAGAAGAGGCTGCCTCCAAGCTCGGCAGTGTAAAGctcaatgattataaatatgttttgccGAGGTTGCTCAAGTCATTTATACCG AGTATGTTGAAGCTGTTGGAAGTAAACGCAATGTATCGCAGTGCGGTGGCTGACATAACGGCGAATACGAGGTCTAGGTTTGACACTTGGCGCAATCATGAGAATCCTGAAGATCTTACAATACTAGCACCGAGTGAACCATCAATCAAGCTTCCTTATTATGTCAAG GTGTTCTGTAAGCCGCAGTTACCCAGGAAGAAGCAAATGCAGAGATTCCTGGAACAATTCTCTCCGAGCTCTATAAAGAAGCACAAGACCATCCACAACTTACTGTTCGTGGGTTTTGCGGATAAGAGTAACTTTGATAATATTCTCAAAGCCAATGGCACTGTCATAG CCCGCAGTACGCTAAACATACGAGTCTGCGAGCCAGCAAATAGCGAAAAACCTAATGGTGATACATCTACTAATGAAGTCGGTAAGAATGGAGAAAACCAAGAAAGGAAGGACGATGTTGAATCTTCTGAAGGTGATCTCCTTGGCACTGACTTGGACAACCAAATCACTGATCTATTGACTTCTATAAGAACAGCTGAAGAAAAGGCTCACATGCAAAATGGCACTAAAAATGAAACCCAGGAAACCAAAATGGACGAAGATAAAGAGGTTATTGAGATAACAAAGGATGCAGACACGGCGAATGATGTTCAAGAAATTGCAAGTAATGCTCAAGAAACTCCAAATGATGCTCAAGAGACTCCAAATGGTCAAAATTCAGAAAAGAAAGCTCCGGAACCATCTACTGATGATATTGCAGTCATTAACGAGGAAGTTCAAGACAAAAATGAAACAGCAACAGTTGAGGCTGAGACAAAACAAGAGGACAACACAAATAGTGAGAACAAACCTGAATCAACAGAAGATACTAAATCTCCAGCAACAGatgaaaaaactgaaaaaactaACGGTGATAAAGAACCGGAGGCTGAAAATTCTCAAGATTCTGTAAACAGCAAAACGGAAGAACCGGTTGCAGAGAAGCAAGATCAGGTTGCTGAGTTGAAGAGTGCTCCGACTGGCAGGTCTACGCCGACCAGGAGTTCGTCCAGGCTGGCTGGCGTCGCGCCTACCACTCCTAGCACTATTAGGACCAGGCGAGCCAGCAGATTGGCACAAAACTAA
- the LOC142984083 gene encoding dynein regulatory complex protein 8-like isoform X1 codes for MARKEEPKIQPNNDLEKRIIEAFEVFDHSGKQVVDVREIGTILRSLGCCPTEAEIQEVILATENKEATGNVPLVNFLPYMCKAIIEHQFYPASAEMLLAAFRYFDPEGRGFLTKERFFTLMMEEGEPFTQEEYDEMIQVALDPVTDTVMYEYYINQLMVAPKEVYDIADREEIERKKREAAAPRRRRPSSLLRATQG; via the exons ATGGCCAGGAAAGAAGAacctaaaa TTCAACCAAACAATGATTTGGAGAAGAGAATTATTGAGGCATTTGAGGTTTTTGATCACTCAGGGAAGCAAGTGGTGGATGTTAGAGAGATTGGGACAATCCTGCGCTCGTTGG GGTGCTGTCCAACCGAAGCAGAAATCCAGGAGGTGATTTTGGCAACGGAAAATAAAGAAGCGACTGGGAACGTTCCACTAGTCAACTTTCTGCCCTACATGTGTAAAGCAATCATAGAACACCA ATTTTATCCGGCGAGTGCGGAAATGCTGCTGGCCGCGTTTCGCTATTTCGATCCAGAGGGTCGCGGGTTCCTCACCAAAGAACGCTTCTTCACACTCATGATGGAAGAGGGGGAGCCATTTACACAg GAGGAATACGATGAAATGATCCAGGTCGCCCTGGACCCTGTGACTGATACCGTCATGTACGAGTATTACATCAACCAGCTTATG GTAGCGCCAAAAGAGGTTTACGATATAGCTGACAGAGAAGaaatagaaagaaagaaaagagaAGCTGCTGCTCCGAGAAGAAGACGCCCTTCATCTTTGTTGCGCGCCACTCAAGGCTAA